Proteins found in one Plasmodium relictum strain SGS1 genome assembly, chromosome: 13 genomic segment:
- the LMF1 gene encoding lipase maturation factor, putative produces the protein MDIFNNFNNKTNSYFNEKSEKKYKLTKKNCFIITCFIAYIFFLSTINNLDKYLHLKTSRCILTYSNVLYFISFYSLNIQVELLIGVKNGILPVDKYLKEIKKKLKSIDFFLVHQIIYLIYKFWKYVIINKIKVNNICKIGIFLSIVNFLIQKNTQNDIFRIYLSFYLFVLLFILHLSFKIVMRDFMIFQCDLLMNEFGFILIFLNLSDSYYLRYSNTLIICVLRLIAFKIIFNSAVHKYIHNGNQWLHLEAFQNLFSCQPVPSLLSHIANCKSSKELICLLIIASEFLFSWFIFCSSSLRIFFFIIFVSIHITCYIICNYFFFSYICLILFFSCFDDSVFNFFSNSTDIPILYKFNILVNILIFLLVSLINFIVFVNFVPFFEKWNIYNLKCFHFFYHIYYKISPINICNSYAMPIYKNDNRKEIVIEELHKIRENYEWKEVHFKYKPSNINKIGNVLWWGHIPRFEWKLFFFSYQYKNENLKTKIYPIYICSFLKKLCNRDKILISMLNEIKDDQINKIPILIRIIFYHYKMTKQEMNSDLDISDPDVKEEMKWEFGKYWLRRRINIIETLKYRGKN, from the exons atggatatatttaataattttaataataaaactaaTAGTTATTTCAAtgaaaaaagtgaaaaaaaatataagttaaCCAAAAAAAACTGTTTTATAATAACTTGTTTTATTgcttacatattttttttatcaactataaataatttagataaaTACTTACATCTAAAAACTTCACGTTGTATCCTAACTTATTCTaatgttttatatttcatttctttttattcattaaatattCAA gTTGAATTATTAATAGGAGTAAAAAATGGAATTCTACCAGTAGATAAGTATCTAaaggaaattaaaaaaaaactaaagagtattgatttttttttagttcaccaaataatatatttgatCTATAAATTTTGGAAATACGtcataattaataaaataaaa GTGAATAACATTTGTAAAATTGggatatttttatcaattgtaaactttttaattcaaaaaaatacgCAAAATGACATTTTTagaatatatttatctttttatttgtttgtCTTATTGTTTATTTTGCATTTGTCTTTTAAAATTGTAATGAGAGACTTTATGATATTTCAAtg tgatttattaatgaaCGAATTTggatttattttaatatttttaaatttaagtgATAGTTATTATTTAAGATATTCAAATACATTAATAATATGTGTTCTTAGATTAATTGCtttcaaaattatatttaactCAGCAGTTCATAAATATA ttcATAATGGTAATCAATGGTTACATCTAGAGGCATTTCAAAATTTATTCTCATGCCAACCAGTTCCCTCACTATTATCac atATAGCTAATTGCAAATCTAGCAAAGAACTAATTTGTCTGTTAATTATTGCATCCGAG tttttattttcttggTTTATATTTTGCTCTTCAAGCCtgagaatatttttttttattatttttgttt cAATTCATATAACTTGCTATATCATTtgcaattatttttttttttcatacatttgtctaattttatttttctcatgTTTTGATGATtctgtttttaattttttttcaaattctaCAGATATTCCAATTCTCTATAAA TTTAATATTCTTGTCAATATActgatatttttattagtttcTTTAATTAAc tttattgTGTTTGTAAATTTTGTTCCTTTTTTTGA gAAGTggaatatttataatttgaaatgttttcattttttttatcatatttattataaaatttctcCTATAAATATTTGTAACTCATATG ctATGCCGATCTATAAGAACGATAATAGAAAAGAAATTGTTATAGAAGAGTTACATAAAATAAGAGAAAATTATGAATGGAAGGAAgttcattttaaatataagccaa gcaatataaataaaataggaAATGTTTTGTGGTGGGGTCATATACCTAGATTTGAATggaaattgttttttttttcatatcaatataaaaatgaaaacctaaaaacaaaaatatatccAATTTACATatgttcttttttaaaaaaattgtgcAATAGAGACAAGATATTAATATCTATGCTAAATGAAATTAag gatgatcaaataaataaaattcctATTCTTattagaataattttttatcattataaaaTGACAAAACAAg AGATGAACAGTGATTTAGATATAAGTGATCCCGACGTTAAA gaAGAAATGAAATGGGAATTCGGAAAATATTGGCTTAGAAgaagaattaatattatagaaactttaaaatatagaggaaaaaattaa
- the DRE2 gene encoding Fe-S cluster assembly protein DRE2, putative, with protein MMNFLDTLIILNDDIPCELLKKKYTELFVPTISVLNFKKKKIYKRYNNIFLYSYKNCSFFWELENNILQKVQRCLNKNGILNLIIYLNKNNKLSEENNNENYDEVIKKLKKECLYNGFINISNETALGKNGIIINITAENPDFTNDENNLSSSDGELFENEEDKKKVVNRVCDNCTCGKKKNGANLEKITIGENEVEYVTENVVSSCGNCYLGDAFRCASCPYKGLPAFQPGENVKLNLNNESN; from the exons atgatgaattttttagatacattaataattttaaatgatgATATTCCGTGTGAAttgttaaagaaaaaatatacagaATTGTTTGTTCCAACTATAAGTGtactaaattttaaaaaaaagaaaatatacaagagatataataatatatttttatatagcTATAAAAATTGCTCTTTTTTTTGGGAATTGGAAAATAATATTCTACAAAAGGTTCAAAGatgtttaaataaaaacggaatattaaatttgatcatatatttaaataaaaataataaattatcagaagaaaataataatgaaaattacgATGAagtcataaaaaaattaaaaaaagaatgttTATACAACggatttataaatatttcaaacGAAACAGCTTTAGGAAAAAAtggaataataataaat atTACTGCAGAAAATCCAGATTTTACTAATGacgaaaataatttaagttCAAGTGATGGAGAATTATTTGAAAATGaggaagataaaaaaaaagtagtaAATAGAGTATGTGATAATTGCACATGtgggaaaaaaaagaatggaGCTAATCTAGAAAAAATAACTATAGGAGAAAATGAAGTGGAGTATGTTACAGAGAATGTGGTTTCTTCTTGTGGGaat tgtTATTTAGGAGATGCTTTTAGATGTGCTTCCTGCCCATATAAAG GTCTACCAGCATTTCAGCCTGGTGAAAAcgtaaaattaaatttaaat aacgAATCTAACTGA